From Apium graveolens cultivar Ventura chromosome 9, ASM990537v1, whole genome shotgun sequence, the proteins below share one genomic window:
- the LOC141685355 gene encoding uncharacterized protein LOC141685355: MIIVDLDKIRVNQDLFCGDSSWSGSDVGIGVVTDLSTTGSESSLRNYTISPGGNRYYIPSCVVENGVPYTNQVFESVEQGFNNPKDDPKVLKKRRSVTRRCGCKAKMVLKRNLKPSIIAYDVDSDDLLTKIFWADSIGRRNFELHGDSISFDATFDTNRYNLICTPFTGIDNMTDVFTNKEIRYEFWLHFESAMDKQRNETEKILASCLEMQIKRMSEEVDGVTHFEIRDLRVKDKLFKVCVSMNHVMCSCKKIVMCGIVCRHAFCGLKQIRVTKFPRSLVLNRWMQTTDSGTSSNLDVVTSDYFKMEQISLKLTTIWFNFRQSVDKAGVEMDSLEHVHITIKKLNTWLDDCDGSIVSFRKNDHIAAMVRQQHEGEVNILPPNVCKNKGNYFKRLMSDRKK, encoded by the exons ATGATTAtagttgatttggataaaataAGAGTTAATCAAG atttattttgcGGTGATTCTTCTTGGAGTGGCAGTGATGTTGGTATTGGTGTTGTTACTGATCTTTCTACAACAGGAAGTGAAAGTAGTTTAAGAAATTATACTATATCTCCTGGTGGTAATAGGTATTATATACCTAGTTGTGTTGTTGAGAATGGTGTGCCTTACACTAATCAGGTTTTTGAGAGTGTAGAGCAAG GGTTCAATAATCCTAAGGATGATCCAAAAGTTTTAAAGAAAAGGCGTTCTGTTACTCGTAGGTGTGGATGTAAAGCGAAGATGGTTTTGAA GAGAAATCTAAAGCCTTCTATTATTGCTTATGATGTTGATTCTGATGATCTCCTCACAAAGATATTTTGGGCTGATTCTATTGGACGTAGGAATTTTGAATTGCATGGTGATTCAATATCATTTGATGCAACATTTGATACAAACAG GTATAATTTGATTTGTACACCATTCACTGGCATTGACAACATGACAGATGT TTTCACAAACAAGGAGATACGTTATGAGTTTTGGTTGCATTTTGAGAGTGCAATGGACAAGCAAAGGAATGAGACA GAAAAAATCCTTGCTTCTTGTTTGGAAATGCAAATTAAGCGTATGAGTGAAGAAGTTGATGGTGTTACTCATTTTGAAATCAGGGATCTGAGGGTAAAAGACAAACTTTTTAAG GTTTGTGTTAGTATGAACCATGTCATGTGTTCTTGCAAAAAAATTGTGATGTGTGGTATTGTTTGCAGACATGCATTTTGTGGTTTAAAGCAAATTAGGGTTACCAAATTTCCAAGAAGCCTTGTTCTTAATCGATGGATGCAAACTACTGATAGTGGAACTTCATCAAATTTAGATGTGGTAACCAGTGATTATTTTAAGATGGAACAAATATCTTTAAAACTGACCACAATTTGGTTTAACTTTCGCCAATCAGTTGACAAGGCTGGGGTAGAAATGGATAGTCTTGAGCATGTACACATCACTATAAAGAAGTTAAATACATGGTTGGATGATTGTGATGGATCTATTGTCAGTTTTAGGAAAAATGATCATATTGCTGCAATGGTCAGGCAGCAACATGAAGGAGAAGTTAACATTCTTCCACCTAATGTTTGTAAGAACAAAGGAAACTACTTTAAGAGGCTTATGAGTGATaggaaaaaataa